The following proteins come from a genomic window of Macadamia integrifolia cultivar HAES 741 unplaced genomic scaffold, SCU_Mint_v3 scaffold871, whole genome shotgun sequence:
- the LOC122070280 gene encoding uncharacterized protein LOC122070280 codes for MAIDYFTKWIEAKPLVNITETTIENFFRDDIIYWFGIPKVVITDNGKQFDNSAFKRFYARYHINVRKTSIAHPQSNSQVEKANQTLLDGIKRRLDEAKGAWADELLSVLWSYKTTARTPMGETPFCLTYDTEALIPVDMVHPSFRATIFDEISNEEGLWENLEFIDEIRENALVLSVAYKQRVAQFFNRKVHRKNFQVGGLVLRKANISEPKNVGKLNQNLEGPYIVSRVVCPGTYHLQTQGVGLYLGYGM; via the coding sequence ATGGCCATCGATTACTTTACCAAATGGATAGAGGCTAAGCCTTTGGTCAATATAACAGAAACTACCATTGAAAACTTCTTCAGAGATGACATCATATACTGGTTTGGGATCCCAAAAGTGGTCATCACTGATAACGGGAAGCAGTTTGACAATTCGGCCTTCAAAAGATTTTATGCTCGGTACCACATCAATGTCAGAAAGACGTCCATAGCACATCCCCAATCCAACAGCCAGGTAGAAAAAGCAAATCAGACACTACTAGATGGCATAAAGAGAAGGCTTGATGAAGCAAAAGGAGCATGGGCTGATGAATTATTGAGTGTTCTATGGTCCTACAAAACCACGGCTAGAACCCCAATGGGTGAAACCCCATTCTGCCTCACTTATGACACTGAAGCTCTAATACCTGTGGACATGGTGCATCCATCATTCAGGGCAACAATATTCGATGAGATTTCCAATGAGGAAGGCCTATGGGAAAACTTAGAATTCATCGACGAAATAAGAGAAAACGCTTTAGTCCTCAGCGTAGCGTACAAGCAGCGAGTGGCCCAGTTCTTCAACAGAAAAGTCCACCGCAAGAACTTCCAGGTGGGAGGCTTAGTGCTCAGGAAAGCCAATATATCTGAGCCCAAAAATGTGGGCAAACTTAACCAAAATTTGGAAGGACCATATATAGTCTCCAGAGTGGTATGCCCTGGAACATACCACCTGCAGACTCAGGGGGTAGGATTATATTTAGGGTATGGAATGTAG
- the LOC122070283 gene encoding hydroquinone glucosyltransferase-like, with amino-acid sequence MAETHQAPPPIITLLPSPGMGHLIPLAEFAKRLIQYHNFSVTFIFPTDGPISSAQKTVLDSLPKSINSIFLPPVNFDDLPEDVKVETRISLTVTRSLPSIQEAFKVLTATNRVSALVVDLFGTDAFDVAREFNVSPYIFYPTTAMCLSLFLHLPKLDEMYSCEYREIPEPLQFPGCVPIHGGELLDPTQDRKNDAYKWLLHNCKRYRMAEGIFVNTFVGLESSAIKALKDGLYPTIPPVYPVGPLIQNGSRESAGESECLKWLDDQPSGSVVFISFGSGGALSLEQLTELALGLELSEQKFLWVVRSPTQTAAATYFTAKSISDPMAFLPKGFLERTKGQGLVVPSWAPQIQVLSHGSTGGFLTHCGWNSTLESVVQGVPLIAWPLYAEQKMNAKMLVDGLKVALRPKSAEDGIINRTEIATVVKNLMEGEEGKMIRNRMRVLKEAASMVLSEDGSSTKSLSEVASKWNAKVSST; translated from the coding sequence ATGGCAGAAACCCACCAAGCTCCTCCTCCTATCATCACCCTTCTACCGAGTCCAGGGATGGGTCATCTCATCCCTCTCGCCGAGTTTGCCAAGAGACTCATCCAATACCACAATTTCTCTGTCACTTTCATCTTCCCAACTGATGGTCCAATCTCATCAGCTCAAAAAACTGTCTTAGATTCTCTGCCCAAATCCATAAACTCCATCTTCCTCCCTCCGGTGAACTTCGACGACCTTCCCGAAGATGTGAAGGTCGAAACCCGTATCTCACTCACCGTGACTCGTTCGCTCCCTTCTATTCAAGAAGCATTCAAGGTCTTAACAGCAACTAATCGTGTCTCTGCCTTGGTTGTTGATTTATTCGGTACAGATGCCTTCGATGTTGCCAGGGAATTCAATGTTTCCCCTTATATCTTCTACCCTACCACAGCTATGTGTTTATCATTATTCCTCCATTTGCCTAAGCTCGATGAGATGTACTCTTGTGAGTATAGAGAAATTCCTGAACCGCTTCAGTTTCCTGGTTGTGTGCCCATTCATGGAGGAGAGCTCTTGGACCCCACCCAAGACAGGAAAAATGATGCCTACAAATGGCTTCTACACAATTGTAAGCGTTATAGAATGGCTGAGGGCATTTTCGTAAATACATTTGTGGGCTTGGAATCAAGTGCTATCAAGGCTTTGAAAGATGGTTTGTACCCAACGATACCACCAGTGTACCCGGTTGGACCGTTGATTCAGAACGGTTCAAGGGAGTCGGCCGGCGAATCGGAATGTTTGAAGTGGTTGGATGATCAGCCAAGTGGGTCGGTTGTATTTATTTCTTTCGGGAGTGGTGGGGCCCTCTCACTGGAGCAACTGACTGAATTAGCCTTGGGATTGGAGCTGAGTGAGCAGAAGTTCTTGTGGGTTGTGAGGAGCCCAACTCAGACAGCAGCAGCCACTTATTTCACTGCAAAAAGTATCAGTGATCCTATGGCATTCTTGCCCAAAGGGTTCTTGGAGAGGACCAAAGGGCAAGGTTTGGTGGTGCCATCATGGGCACCACAGATCCAAGTGTTGAGTCACGGCTCCACCGGAGGGTTCCTCACCCATTGTGGTTGGAATTCGACCCTGGAGAGTGTGGTACAAGGTGTACCCTTAATTGCATGGCCACTTTATGCAGAACAAAAGATGAATGCAAAAATGTTGGTGGATGGTCTAAAGGTTGCACTGAGGCCTAAATCGGCAGAAGATGGAATTATCAATCGAACGGAGATCGCAACTGTGGTGAAAAACCTGATGGAGGGTGAAGAAGGGAAGATGATAAGAAATAGAATGAGAGTGCTCAAGGAGGCAGCTTCTATGGTCCTTAGTGAAGATGGATCTTCAACAAAGTCATTATCAGAAGTTGCAAGCAAATGGAATGCCAAAGTAAGCAGCACGTGA